The nucleotide sequence gctgtcaatggattgaaccagggcatgtgaagcatctggggtaaaccatggaaagttttgtggggcctagatgtggaaagggagctgtggtttcggtgcattatacatgacagctagagacagtgtgaacgaatgtggcctttgttgtctttccctagttctacctcgcgcacatgcgggggggagggggttgtcatttcaatgtctggcggggtggcgacgggaatgaataagggtagacagtatgaattatgtgcatgggtatatatgtatatgtctgtgtgtatatatatgtatacattgagatgtataggtatatatatgtgcgtgtgtggacgtgtatgtatatacatgtgcatgtgggtgggttgggccattctttcgtctgtttccttgcgctacctcgctaacgcgggagacagcgacaaagtataataaataaatatataataaataatgtgtgtgtgtgtgtgtgtgtgtgtgtgtgtgtgtgtgtatgaatgtacatgtatatattttttctaattacAATATATTTCTAAGATACAATATTTTAATTTGTATTAAGAGGGCTGAATCGCCTTAGAAGCTCCACAGCGTGGCATATAAGCCTAAATCCTATAATCCAAACCAATCATCCGCTACGTCTGAAGTCCGATATACCCTGTGCGGTCACCACATGACACTGTCGCCTCCATTGGATCGGGTGCTAAATGGTTCATCTCCTTCGACGTTAAAATGGGATACTTCCTGATCACTGTCGCACAAAACGACCAGGATACGGCATGTTTTATAACACATTGGGGCCGCTATAAGTTCAAACGTGCAGTCATGGAGCTGGTTTCGACCGGCGACGAGCACAACAGACGTGGCTGGCGACCAGACCCTCCGAGATATCCACATACCATCAAGATTGTGGACGACGTTCTAGCCTTCGACATGGTGTACAAACACCACCTCGCTCACATCATCAACATTGCGCAACGTTGCGATCGATATGGCATCACGCTAAACTCTGAGAAGTTCACGTTCGGTGAAAACAAAGTCGAGTTCTGCGGCtatttcatttcctcttcttgATACACCATCGACGCACGGAAGGTAAGGGCGATCGTGGACTTTCCAAGGCCacaaaatcatcacacatcttcgaTCGTTCATGGGCCTCACCAATCAGTTAGGCGGATTCTCTTCTGTGATACCGGACGCTGCACAACCTCCCATCTCCTAGGACCCAAGAACGAGTGCTGCTGGTCGTCGCATCATGAGGAGGCATTGGGAAAGGTTAAACACTATCTCGTATCCTGATACGTCCTTGCATTCTTCGATCCCTCGTTGCTCACGATGCTGCAGGCGGATGCGTCGAGAATGCATGGATTCGGATTCGTCCTTCTTCAGATACACGAGAAATTTTGGAAACTAGTTCAGTACTGATCCAGATTCATAACTGATACGGAGTCGCGATATGTAGTTATCGAGCTGGAGATGGCCGCCGTTCTCTGGGTTATAAGGAAATGAGGGTCATACCTGACAGATTTACCTTATTCTGACCTGGAAGTTGATCACCGCCACTTGATTCCCATCCTCAACAGCAAGCTACTCGGCGAGATAGAGAACCCTACACTGCAGCGCATGAGGGAAAAGTTTTGCGGACACTTCTTCACCGCACGCTGGCAAAAGGGCTCTTCTCATTGCGCTCCTGATGCGGTGTCACGCGCGATCAGGATGATGCGGCAGATAACGATGCAATGAATCTTCTTCACGCGGCCGTGTTTCCGCTCTCCACACTGTCGGTGAAGAGGGCAATCGTCTAGCGCCTCTCAAGGACCAAACCTTAGAGAAGGTTCGTGCCGCCGCGCAACATGACGCTCAATATATCGCTCTGAATGACGTCATCCTTAGTGGTTTCCCGGACAAACGGTAGCGGGAGACTTGGTACGCTTGTCTCTTGCAATTTTGAAACTTTTCATTCAATGGCATCTAGAGGTGTTAGGATTAGGTGGAAAATGCGACTGCATGTCAGGAATCTGATAACCCATACTCCCGTTTCTGACCCCCACCGATTAAGCTCGTAAGTTTTATCGTCTGCTACATACATTTTGAACCGAATGTTCCAGATAATACATCTAATTCTGCCTTGCACTATACGATTGTCTTTAGCCAAGTTAACACCTAAGTGACAGATGGTTTATAAGAACTTTGTTACTAGTTCTCAACCACAATGATAAACCAACATAAGTACATGTATTCAGCGTATATTATGAATGGTAGGAATAGAATATATCTAAAAGGAACAGTTAACATTACAAACCTCCTCATCATGGTAAATCCATACGTAGCTCCTGAGGAAAAGGTAACCTATCCTAACATTACgctcccccacccacactcctcGTTTTGTGGTGGTATAAGAATGAGTTTCCTCGCTTGAGGGACCAATACACCTATCTTCCTAGGTTTCATAACGTTAGTACATGGATATGACCTTTGATACTCACTATTGTCATCATGACTTATCAGGACAAGCGGATTATGTAATGCTGTAATCGTCACCTTTCGTGACACAATTATGCAATAATCAAACGTCTGACAAATCAATAATGatttatttgatgtatttagaGCAGTAATCACCTGTGGTTCAGTTGTGCGAGTCATAATTTGCACATACCACGAGTATATTGTGCGATAACATGCATTACGGTATGTCATTAGGACCAATTTATCTATCTTAGCCATCTGTCTTGATCAGGTCATGTCAAAAACTGTTTTTGCAGAAATGCTAGTCGTTCAATATCAGTATTACTGATACAATCCAGACATAGGCAGCGTATGATTTTATGGAATATCCCATTGATATTAATGCAAGTTTTCTCCGCAGCGTCCCTGCCTGCCTAACACGCGCGCCAACGATCCATATGTTATCACCACCCATGGCACATTGTCGGAATGTGGGAGCGAAGCACGCCATTATCTGTTATCGCACGAAAATATGGGATTGAGCTATAAAATGGTGTGCCGCTGGCGAGAGCAGGATGAACAGTCACACACAACTAGGCCTCGGAGTGGCACACCACAAGGTCTAACTGAAGACCAGAACAACCTTATCGCACAAGCAATACAGGAGCGACCAAATACTACGGCTATGCGCTTAACAGTCCACCTAAAGTGCTAAACCCAACGCAACCAAAGGACTATAGACCTatcaccatctcttgtgctgttGCACGTCTGCTACATATAATCATAGAAGCCGCATTTCTAGCCTTATCCAAAACGATGAAGCTCCAAAGGCAATCGTTCCTGTGGACcgatgcctcgagaacctcacgattCTGGACGCGATTACTGGTCGTGAGCGGGCACAATCTCAcagtgtgcacctggcattcctcgacgtGGCTAAAGTATTCGATaatgttaatcatagcactatggtgcgggccatgtcgcggaagagCATTCCTGCCCTCGTCAGGTCATATGTTATGTCGAAGTATGACCAAGCCTTCACACACACTGAAGGCAGAGGCGAGATGTCGGGAATAAATATGAttcgtggggtcaagcagggtgacccgCTATCAGCAATCCTTTTCAACCTTTTGAATGACGAGGGAGTCGCAAGGGTTAAGGAATCAGGTGCAGGTATTGGATTCTGCGACCAGAAGGTATCGGTGCTGGCATTTGCTGATGACTTGGTTCTGGTGGCGAAGACGCCGACTGGCTTGCAACAGGCAATTAACATCATGACAGAGACCcttgcgggggggtgggggggggggggtggacttcGAGTGAACCCGGGAAAGTGTCGGTCCCTCCCTCAGCATGGAagtcgacggcaagcgcaagactcGGTACGTCAACAAAcgtaggacgttccaagtcttgggcagcgtcATCGTCTCCATGACTGCTCAGGACGACTATAAGTACCTTGGCGTTCTTTTCAGAGCAGGGGCGGGCGCAAATCCTATGGTGCCCttctagaagaggggctccgaacatcaccagagcccctctaataCCTCAACAAATGTTTGCGACCCTTGTAGACCACTTAGTGCCAAACCTCAATGCATCGCTTGGTGTTGGGGAAAGTCTGTAAGACACAggtagcacgcatggacaggcagttCAGAgtcgcggttcgccgctggctccgtCTAGCCCAAGACGTGCCCTGCGCTTACTTCCACTCggcggcaggagatggtgggcttggTATAACGGACTCTGTCTTAACTGttcggctaaataaacaagccaggttcgagaaATCACTCACTTCGACTGACCCGGTGATTCAGACGGTTGTCCAGGAGCGAGCAGTtatgagcaagctgcagcgctggtccggacccgcGTGTATTGCTAGTCGGCAGGCGGTTAATAAGCTCGAACGTCATCGCGCATGGAGGGCCAATCTGATCAGCACTGTTGACGGTGCGGGTCTCACTCCATCTGCTACCgcgcctcaggttagcagatgggtaaaTTGTGGGAACCGTTTCCTATCTGGTGCTGATTATGTGaaagccgtccaagtgaggattggcgctttacccacccctgccagagaTGCTACAGGCTGGCCCAAGAACAACGCCCTCTGTGACACTTTTCGCAAGCCCGGTACGCTTGGGCATATCTCTTAGAGTCGCAAAAGGATTATCGCTCGCTTTATAAAGCCTTTAAGCCGAGTAACCTGAGTGATTGCGAGCTtgaagccctagcttcgttgattCATTATCCAGCATATATCAATCAAtagctgagagtcggaagttgtccagctcCGTAGGACAACTACCAAAGGGCAATCCTAGGACTGAAGCACAGCAGCGGCCTTCATCTCATGACTGCAGTCCTCTCCTTCCTTCGGGCGGCACTACTGTGCGATCCTTACCGGAGCGTCCACCATTCTCACGGGTTTTCATTTCGTGGCACCCGTTACGCATAACCAATCCTTAACGGACTAGCGTACCAGCAattgttggtatgtcgggtgccaACAACAGCCAAGGGGGAGCGGCCGACAACCGTTCTcacacttgcccacattgtgggaccacctttgccagctttcggggcagtagggtccacgaaaggcaggcacatACCAACTCCTTTCACCTGGAGTTGGCCACACGACACGTTCTATCCGAGACTCGATGTACTGATGAGGAAGTAGAGCTCCTTGCAAGGAAAGAGGCGAAGACGGCAGCTGCTCCTTCACTGGTTGCTGGCctaggcctgaaccagcggttgcaggCGATTGTTCCCTCTAGGagggtcgaagcgatcaaaggcctTCGACGGAAAGCGTCgcataagaccagggttcaggaactggtcTTGGACATAAACCTCCACTAAGAAACCGGTGAAGGCGAGGTGACTGATAGTGTATCAGATGGGAGGCGTGCCCCGACAACTCCAGGAAGCAACACGTGGAGTGGCGTCCCGTAGGAAGCACGGCGCGCAAGTAGGCGTGTGCTTGCCAACTCCAGTGGTGAAGCCTCACAGGtgcgggagtgggggggctgtcCTCGGAGAAGGAGAGTCTACCGCTTCTGCCCGTGAGGCCGATCCCACGGTTTTATCTGTTCCAGACGCTCCGCGGGTTCCCCAATCCCAATCCGTTGCTTCCTTTGTTACGGAGACTGCCACCTATCATGACACACTAGGACATGGCCCCACAACTCCATAGTGAGGCGAGGACGACTTAAATGTTCCCCTgaaccacttgcgtcagggtgacagcttTGCCGCGATCAGGGCAGCCACAGAGAATACCAGGCAACTGATTAGCTGCTGTggctcgccccaagaccgccgTAATCGTGGGGGAGATGGACCAAGACAGTCAGCGATCTCTGGCAGCGTACGCCGTacggaggaggttcctttgcgcGGAAACCGGCTTAGGCGGGAacaataccgcaaagtacagaggCTTTATCGCCAGAATAAGTCTTAGGCCGCTGGACTGGTCCTAAAAGGTGACTGgaaggtaccgccaacttcggttgggccggaaagCCTCTACCCCTTTTGGGGAGCCCTCTTCTCTCGCTTTTCCAGCATgtcccatcactaattgggaatttATGAAGAGAATCTATGCCCACGTACCCACAGGGGTagggtaaagaggcacgacaacatcagtgcctatttggcttGTCAACCGAGGCAGATCGGGTACGAAGTGGACTGTGAGCCTCGCACTActattgtggggtcctttaggaagtcGGATATCTTGGCTTCCAAAGGCAAAGTGGCGTTCATAATAGACACTCAAGTCTCTGGTGTTCACTtcgcactttcagctgcacatctacagaagtgcagctattacggcaccccggaagtccttcagggcgtacgggatttcACCGGCAAAGACATCGTGCATGTGACATCTGCCACTGTCAACTGGCGTGGCGCTTGGAGCCAAGAAAGTGCGaatgctctcagagggttagcgCTTTCCTACCAGGACCAAGAGGTGTGCTCtgtaaaagccctaacctggacccactcccttcacaggatgtggtctaAGAGCACAGGTTAATAATCGGTCCTGCCTTATACATCTGGTGCTGGCCATCGGGCTGGAGGAGGTGTTTCCCCTTTGTGCGCTTGTGGTGAGCGGGACTTGGCTGTTCTTCCAAAGATACAAGGGTAGGTACCAGTTCCTCAGGGCGGGATGTCGTGACGAGGAGTGGGCGCCTTGGCAGGATTCGTCTGCTACTCCCGCACGACAGGCCGcaccggaaggtgagcggtgctgaaGGGGATCTGTGTAAGCAAGTACTATATCGAACCATCGTCTGACTGCTACCTCTGATCTGCCATCTTCCTCTTTATGTGTCCATACATTCCTTCATTaaattaacaacttccttcactgtcTACACGTAGTTTTTAGGTCACTTACTGAGTCCCCACCATCAAAAGATCATGCACAGTAGTTAGCTTTTCTCGCACCTTCCAttactaattgggaatctatgaagacaaTGTGCCCACGTAGCCACGGTGGTAGAGTTAAACGATATGACAACATCAGTGACTTTGTGGCCGGCCGGTTGAGACAAAAGGGAAACGATGCTGTATGTGAGCCTCGTATCCCCAATGCAGGGTCCTTTAGGAGGCCAGACATTGTGGCTTCCAAAAAGTACAGAGACAATTATCATAGACACCCAAGTCTCTGTAGTTTGCTTTGCACTCTCTGCTGCACACGAAAAGCTATTACGTatcccggaagtcctacagggcgaaCGGAATTTAACCGGTAAAGACGCCGCTCGGGTCATGGCAGTTACTCTGAACTGGCGTGGCGCATAGGCTAGAGAAATAtggagctctgaagtacttaaatacctgaaccaattaaatcctaacaaaccaaacGGCCCAGATACTTTAGCTCCAAGATTTCTAAAAGAGGTCTGGAGACggctgatataccccatatcaaaactattcaacaaatctctaacGGAtgatcaggtgccaactgactgcatactagccaatgttactcctatatatgaaaAATGGATAAAataaaagtgtgccttgaactgtcgcccaattagccttatgtcAGTTAAGTAAAACTATggaaaaaataatttgaaataaAACTGTCACGATTCTAggtcacaaaattatatcggacaaccaacacggcctccgcaatagaagatcctgcctgacaagtTCGCTCCGAAAAGTACCGTTTGATGTAATATATCTAGATTTGCAAatggctttcgataaagtacctcacaagaggcTTTTACATAAATCCAAAGCACACGGAAtaggtgaagaactctgtacatggatcagaaactggcttaccggaagaaagcagcgtgtgtattaaacggcgaagcctcagattggctagacgtaacgagtggtggtCCATAGGGGTCTGTCATAAGCCGCATTCTTTTCATAATTTACTTTGATGACCtaaaactcggtctcatatctaagatctacAAATTTTCTGACGATATTAAACtgggaggtagagctgtaaacagagGGAGACTCCGAAATTATTCAAAAAGCTCTTATCTTACTatcagagtggtcagacagatggcaaaggAAGTTTAGTGAAGGCAattgtaaagttatgcactttggagacaagaatatacgtaatGACTGCAAATTATTCGGAAATTATCTATCTAAAAACCCTCAatttgtcattagcaacaatctgaagtacactaaacattgtcaagcagcaagtaaaaaaaaaagaaatgtaaccaCATGTAAAGTTTCATAGCAAGGAAAATGGATTACAACACACCAGAAAAAAATCTCAATTTATAATTCTCTTGAATATGCATtcgttttggtccccaaactataaacaAGAAGAGGAAAATTTGGAGCAAGTTCAAAGACGCGACAATATTGATCACATCCCTTGGAAATCTGGCATGCGAAGAGAGGCTTAAACTGTCGGGTCACTTATCCCTTAAAAAACGTATACTTCGCGGCGAATAAattcaagtgttcaaaattctgaacaagttcgataacgtAAATTACCAACATCGTTtcgaaatacaataaaatactgtTAACAGgacaaagctaaaagatgtagtatgtaCGTGGGATAAAGCTGCTTTTCCCATAAGTGTGTTGAGCACtagaataagttactgtcagacgtagtgaatgctaagacaaTGAAGACCTTCAAAAGTAGTTTAGACAAaattctataaattcaggtagctgaaaaaaaaaaaaaaaaaaaaagccagatataaactatataaacgaGAGCgataacggggacagtagaaggctaatgtgcagcagcggagtcggtgatagcttaaaaactgctgagcggaataaCGTTTTCTTGTCAAATTCAATTTTTACTTTTAATACACAAACCAGTCCTGAGGCAATCAAGCCTCCTGTAGCCTGTCTTTCATGTAGTTTCTCATGTGATAAAGTATTTAAATTTTggttttgatttgatttgttCAGAGGCTTCTGCTCATTCTACCGGCAGCTAGCTGGCAATTTTGCGCACAATTTGCCTGCACAAATGCCCATTGCAACAGCAACAGACGGCGCTCCGTCTATACGAGCATCTGTGAATCGCTTTGTAAATCTGATGCAAAGTTTCTTGAATTCTGGACATTTCATTGTAGTATTCAGTGTGAAGGACTGGTCTCTGAAACTCAAATTCGATCATGTCATGAAATCTGTGTTGGATATTGTCAATTTTACTCAGACAAATACATTAAACCACAGACAGTTTCAAAACTTGAGGAGAAGTAAAGTGGCTTCGTTGTTTTGAACAAAGTCACAGTTTACCGGAATTACTACATCAATTGACTGGAAGATGACTAGCTTCCTTCTAACGTAACTTATTATAAAGCTCCTTACGATTTCTGTGGCTATTTTCGATAATTTACGCTACATACTGACATTTACTTCGTAAAATTCCTAGTTTCTGTAAGTAAATTTATATAAGACTATCGTGCTGGTTATTGGTCTCTCGTAGTTTATCATCTCTGATTTTCACTGTACTTATGAGAGAGGCTTAGTAACTgcaatgtttactgatgatgtaaGGTTGACAACCCCCGATCTAGAGGGTGAGTTTGACCGTATCACAGAAGGGTTCATGTGACCCCAAAGGACTGATACTGAGAGACAAGACACATGAGATAACAGAAAGACATAGTAGAAAAGTAAAAGCATTTTAGTGGTCCGCAATTTGAAGCTGATCCAAGGTTATAAGTATTAacgaggtggtgatgatgtgtttgtgtataaggTAATCTCAAGCTGTACCGATGTTTTCTACATTCAGTAAACTCAGTTCCCTCAGTTACACACACAAGTCGTCTGTTATTAATAAAAACTTGATCGTAACGTTTAATTTTACGGTGGGTCGTAATGACTGTGAAGTCGAAATGGATCATCAGAGACAAAACGTTGGGAACTAATGTTCTATTGGGGTACCATCTCGGGTCGATTCTAAAGGGGCCCATAGCCTCAGGGAAGAGAATAATCATAAGTCATGAAAAAAGGAAATACTTTTCCACGGACATATATTTTCTTCCACTACCACCCCCTGTCTTTCTATTTATTGAAAAGCTACATTAATGAAGTTTTTCATATGAAAGAGGTTGTTTCTCGATGCAGACTGGGAATTTTTATGCAATCTTCAAAATTTCTCCACTTTAGGTCGCTTAGTAATAATGTCCGGAAATAACGATACTAGTTGAACTGATCATTCTAATGATACACCTCTGATCACATATGCAGTAGTCATGTTTTCAACCCTCTCCTCCATTAATCTTT is from Panulirus ornatus isolate Po-2019 chromosome 57, ASM3632096v1, whole genome shotgun sequence and encodes:
- the LOC139766178 gene encoding uncharacterized protein, whose translation is MGYFLITVAQNDQDTACFITHWGRYKFKRAVMELVSTGDEHNRRGWRPDPPRYPHTIKIVDDVLAFDMVYKHHLAHIINIAQRCDRYGITLNSEKFTFGENKVEFCGYFISSS